Genomic DNA from Mesorhizobium sp. J428:
AGGTCGAGCTCACGCGCGGCGCCACCTCGATCCGCACGGAGAACGGCCAGCTTGCGACCTACATCTTCGTTGACATCAGCGGTCGTGACCTCGGCGGCTATGTCGCCGATGCCCAAAGGGCCGTTGCGGAGCGGGTGACGCTGCCACCCGGCTATACCGTTGGGTGGAGCGGCCAGTTCGAATATCTGCAACGGGCCGAAGCACGCATGAAGATCGTCGTCCCGGTCACGCTACTCATCATCTTCCTGCTGCTCTATCTAAACTTCAAGGCGCTGACCGAGACGCTGATTGTCATGCTGTCCTTGCCGTTCGCGCTGGTCGGCGGGGTCTGGCTGATGTGGTGGCTCGGCTTCAACATGTCGGTCGCGGTCGCCGTTGGCTTCATCGCGCTCGCAGGCGTCGCCGCAGAAACCGGTGTGGTCATGCTCATATACCTCGAGCAAGCCATGGCTGAGCTGAAGGAGGAACGCGCCAAGCAGAAGCGGAGCTTCACCCGCGCTGATCTCTATGAGGCGATCATGCTCGGCGCAGTGGAGCGGGTTCGGCCGAAGATGATGACGGTCGTCGCCATTATGGCCGGTCTCGTTCCGATCCTGTGGAGCACGGGGACCGGGTCCGAGGTGATGCAACGCATCGCTGTGCCGATGATCGGCGGCATGATCTCGTCGACCCTTCTGACCCTGGTGGTGATCCCAGCCATCTACGGGCTGACCAAGGGCTGGCGGCTGCCAGCCACGTCTTCTGCGGATGTGACCAAGACAGAGTTCAAGTTGCCCCCCGTCAAGACGGCGCCGAATGAAAGCGGGCTGGCCTGACGAATGACATTATGGGCAGCGGCATGATGTAGGTGCATACGCCTCGTGGGCATCGCCGGGAGATTGCTCTCGTGATCGCAGCGCTCATCAAGTATCCGCTTTTCCGCTGACCAGCGCGAACAGTGGAGTGTTTTCGCCCTACTTCGAGGTCAGCTGAAGGTCGCAAGCATTGGCGACAGCTTGGTTGTGAAATTTCTGGCGGTATCTTTCGAATTATCATGGAACGCTGGTCGGCGAAGAATTGTCGCTGCATTGCGGCATGAGATTGCTCTCATCGGGCAGCTCAATTGCTTCTGGCGTTCCTCATGTCCAGGGCTGATTTCATACCTTCAGTGGGGTCGGAACAAGAACTGCTCAAAATCGTGCGCTAAGGGTGAACGGAGCAAGAACCCAAGCGCGATATCGGCCGTCTTGCACTTGATCTCTGTGGATAGCGTAGCCAAGGCTGATGTATGTGCCACCCAGTTTGACATCGTTCCATCGTGTATTGTGATGGAGTCGGCCGATGCGCAGACGGAAGCTTCTCAAAGATCAAGATCGGCAAGAACTTTTCAGCGTGCCGACCGATGATGACAGCCTCATCCGACACTATTCGCTGTCGTCGGCTGACAAGCTCGAGATTGGCCTTCGAAGGCGAGAACACAATCAGCTCGGCTTTGCTGTTCAGCTTTGCCTGATGCGCCACCCCGGCAGAGTGCTCGCAGCCGGAGAGACTCCGCCTCGCGCAATGCTAAAGTATGTTGCCGATCAGGTCGGCGCCGACCTCGGAACGTTCGCACTCTATGCGCGCCGTGAAGAAACCCGTCGCGACCATGCCGCGCGCTTGATGATGTATCTGGATACGAAGAGCGCAACGGGGGTGGACCGTCGAGCGGCGCTACTGGCTGCGATTCAGGCGGCAACGATATCCGACGACAGCGTCGGGATTGCGAAAGCCATCGCCGCGTCTTTTCGGGAACGCGGTTCTCTACTTCCGGTGACCGAGACCATTGAGAGAATAGGGCTCGCGGGCCGCTCGATTGCTCGTCGGCGGGCAGAGAGAGCGCTGATCGAAGAAATTTCCGTCGATACGCTTCAATCATTGGATAAGTTATTGGAGGTTGACCCGGCCATCGGCCAGACGCGCTTTCATTGGCTGCGATCGGCGCCAGAAGCGCCGGGTGCGTCCAACCTGGTCGGACTGACTGAACGGATTGCATTCCTTCGGACGCTGGAGATCGATCCGAAATTGCAGGCCCGCATATCATCGGGACGGTGGGAGCAAATGATCCGTGAGGGCAACGCCACGCCGGCATGGCTGGCCAACGACTTCAATGCGAGTCGCCGGCACGCTTTGATCGTGGCACAGGTCATCAAGCTCGGCCAGAAGCTCACCGACGATGCCGTGTCGATGTTTATCAAACTGATCGGTCGGCTGTTTTCGCAAGCCAGTAATCGCAAGAAGCAGCGACACATGGACTGCAGGCCGGATTCCGCCAAGGCGCTGCGCATGTTCCTCGACACAATCACAGCCCTGCAGTCCGCGAACGAATATGGCCGGAACGCATTGGAGGTACTCGATCAGGAAGTTGGGTGGCACCGGTTGCTTCGGATGAAGCCTGAGCTTGAGTCGATGGTCGAGGACAATGAGGCGTCGCCATTGACCTTAGCGGCCGAGCAATATGGGAGTGTCAACAAGTATGCCGTGAACCGCGCCGGGTTGATCGGAGGCTCCAATCCTTGAGAAGGTGGAGCCATGACAAGCAAGACAACGAACAGGTTTTCTCCCGAGGTCCGTGCCCGCGCGGTGCGGCTGGTTCTGGATCACGAAGGCGAGCACACCTCGCGGTGGGCGGCGGTGTCGTCGATCGCCGCCAAGATCGGCTGCACGGCGCAGACGTTGCATGAGTGGGTGAAGAAGGCCGAGCGCGATAGCGGCGTTCGCGCCGGTGTGCCTACGGATGTGGCGACGAAGCTCAAGGCTCTGGAACGCGAGAACCGCGAGCTTCGGCAAGCCAACGAGATCCTGCGCAAGGCGAGCGCGTATTTTGCCCAGGCGGAGCTCGACCGCCGGTTCAGGCCATGATCGCGTTCATCGACGATCATCGTGGGGCGCATGGGGTCGAGCCGATCTGCAAGGTGCTGCCGATTGCCCCGTCGACCTACCATGACCGTGTCGCCAAGCGCGTCGATCCCTCCCGGCTGTCGGTTCGGGCAAGACGGGATGCAGCCTTGAAGGATGAGGTTCGCCGCGTGTTCGAGGCTAACTTCCGCGTCTACGGCGTTCGCAAGGTCTGGCGCCAGTTGCAGCGCGAGGGCTTCGATGTTGCCCGCTGCACGGTTGCCCGCCTGATGAAGGCCATGGGTCTCGAAGGCATCATCCGCGGCAAGCCGCTCCGCACCACGGTGAGCGACAAGGCCGCACCTTGTCCGCTCGATCACGTCAATCGCCAGTTCCATGCCCCGGCACCGAACATGCTGTGGGTCTCCGACTTCACCTACGTCGCGACCTGGACCGGCTTCGTCTATGTCGCCTTTGTCATCGACACTTATGCGAGAAGGATCGTCGGCTGGCGGGTGAGCCGGACGGCGCATGCGAGCTTCGTCCTGGACGCTCTGGAACAGGCTCTCCACGATCGGCGGCCAATCCATCGCGGTGGGCTCGTGCACCATAGTGATAGAGGCAGCCAATACGTCAGCATTCGATACACCGAGCGCCTGGCGGAAGCCGGCGTCGAGCCGTCGGTCGGCAGCGTCGGCGACAGCTATGACAACGCTCTCGCCGAAACCATCAACGGTCTCTACAAGGCCGAGGTGATCCACCGACGCGGACCATGGCGCTCATTCGAGGCAGTCGAGTTCGCGACGTTGGAATGGGTGGACTGGTTCAACAATCGCCGGCTGCTGGAGCCCATCGGCAACATCCCGCCGGCGGAAGCCGAGGAACGCTACTACGCCATGCTGGTAGAACCAGCCATGGCCGCGTGACTCAAACGAAACGGCCTCCGGAAAACCCGGCGCGGTTCATCTCGTTACGATGTGTCGGTCCACTTCCAGCGCCTAACTACGAGGCCACCATACACAGACTTCGGTCGCTTGAACCCCGTGCGATACGGCGATGGCCCGTTCAACACCTTTGGTCCTCAACCGCGGCGCTCTCCAGTTCTTCCGCTTCCCTGTCGCCCCACCCACTCGCAAGCCCACTGGGAATGTCGCCGGCCAGCAGTTTCTCCTTAGACAACAACCCGGCATCCTCTAGGGCCTCGAAATCCGGCAGGTCGCGCAGCGTGTCGAGGCCGAACTCCAACAGAAATTCTTTGGTCGTGACGTAGGTGTATGGCGCGCCCGGCGACGGGCTACGCGGGCCCGAAGCGATCAGCTTCGCGCCGCGCAAATGGCCGATCAGGTCGCGCGAAACTTCCTTGCCGAAAAACGAAGACAGTTCTCCGCGCGTGATCGGCTGGAAGTAGGCGATGCACATCAGCACCAGCACGTCGGACTGCGTCAGGTTGGTTTTTGTCTCACCGCCGCCGACCGCCGCATGGATGGCATCGGCATAGGCTGGTCGCGTCAGGTGCTTCCAGCCGCCGGCGACGGCGACCAGGTCATAGGGCCGACCACGCAACTCCTCTCGAATATCGTCGATCAGCAGATCAATGCTGCAGCTTTTGCCGACGATCTTCGCCAGCGTCTCGCGGCCGACCGGCTCACTGGCGGCAAAAATGGTTGCCTCGACGCGATGCATCCATTCGCGCCAGCGCGCCTCCGGCGGCAGGTGATCCAGTTCGCGATCAAACAAATGGTCATTTGGCCGGCTGTCGCCTCCTTGCGGTCCTCCCCTTCTCCTACGTGCACTCTCTGCCATTGTCGTCACAGCCCGTAGATACGGAAGGTCGATCGGCCGGACAGCTCGCGCACGGCGCCGAGTTCGACCAGCCGGTCGAACAGCCGGCGCAGCCCACGGTCGCTCATGCCGGCGATCTTTTCGGATGCGACGATCGCGTCGTCGGACAGGAGCTTGTCGACGACAGCGTCCGCCGCCTTGGCCCTGAGTTTCGGCGCGACGCCGAGCAGCCGATCCGCGCGGCGCTCGAGCTCGGCGGAAAGGTCAATGGCGCGCAGCGCAGCGCGCGCCTGCGCGGCAAGCAGACTTTTGGCACGCTCAGGATGTGTCTCAGTGCTTGTGGCCGCAGAGATGGTTGTCGATCGACGCGGGCGAGCGCTTGTGCCCAACGTCGCCTCGGCGCCCAGCAGCGGTACCGTATGTGTCCAACCCAACCGTTGCGCCAGCAGGGCGTCGGCGAGCCAGGCTCCCAGAACGCGCCCAAAGCCGTGGCGTTCGGCGGCCATGAATGTGCCGGTCAGCGTTGCGACCATTCCGATGCTCGCGGAAAGCTGTCGAAGATCATATGCCAGTTCACCGACCACCTCGTCATCCGGGGCGTAGCCGAACTGTTCCAAGACAGCGGCGAGGTTTTTCTCCGTCAGCATCTTCTCCGCAGGCGAGCTGGCCAGCCGGCGCCAGGCAAGCAGCATCGATCCGGCGGGGCCGACGGACAAAAAATCGCCCGGGCGTGTGAGCAGCACGGCGTCGCGCAGCGCATTTTCATCCTCGACACGCCCCGCCTGCCGCGCTGTTACCGCGGCCGCCGCAAGCGCCAGCCGCTGCCGCCAAGCGCCGGCCCATTTTTCCTGCCGGCGGACCACCGTATCGAGCGCGCCGATGGCAGCGCCGGCGGCGAGCGCGAGATCCTCAAGGGCATTTAGCCCTACCCCGTTTCCGGCAAGGCTTTGCGCATCGGGGACGGCGCGCCGCAGCCATGTCGGGACGAGGACCGCCGATGGGGCAGTTGTCGCTCCAAGGAGCGAACCTGGGTGGCGGGAAAGAGATTTGGATCGCAGAATCATAACAAAGAGGATGAATCACGACGGCGCTTTTGGCAATCGACTTGCACTAAATGCGCCGCACCTGTCGCGTGACGAAAAGGAATGATAATCTTGCATTATCATTCGTTCTGTGAAACCCTTGGAAAATGGCCTCTGTGGCTCGCTTTTCATCGCCGGACGGCCTCCTTTAGGCGTCAGATCGACGAGAATTCGCGTTCATTGAGCGAACCGGGTTTGCGGCCAATTCCCGGACCCCGACCCGGGATGGCCTCACTCGTCGAGCAGAATGCCAAAATTCGCGTCAATCGTGCCTGCGATCGAAATCTCGCGCGCCATAGTGAGATTCCCCGAGCATGATTGTGAGACTGGCTGAATCGGAATTCGTGAGACTGCGCAACACGGCACGTAGTCTCACGATATCTGAATCGCCTGCGCATCGCAGCGCGGCTGGGGTGGCAGTCTCACCCCGGGCGCCGCCGCCGCGTTTTCGGCAAGCAGGGGTCGGCTCCGGCTGAGGGCGGAATCCTACGTTAAGGGTTTTATCAATGTCCTACGTTTAGCGGCGGCTTCAGGGACCAGATTGCTCACCAATTGCTCACCCGAGCCGATTAATTCGCTCAGCCATGGCTTTGAGGGCGCTTTGCACGATGAGTTGGCTTTGGGGAGCAACGTCTGAAGAGCGAAACAACTCGACCAGGCGCTGCAAATCCGCGCCCCATTGCCGTTTCAGGCTGTCGAGTTGGTCGACGTGACGGGCGAAGTCACCGCAATCCACGGCAGACTGGAAGGCACGTTCGAGATCGGCCGCACTGGCCATCAATGCAGCCAAGCTCCGCTTCAGCTTCTCGGGAAGTTCAGGCAGATCGCGGTAGGGGTGCGTTCCCGCCTCGATCATTTGCTGATTTCTCTCGGACATGGACTCCATCATATCCGCATAGCGATAGAAGCCCGGATAGCGCTGACACAGGTTCGACAGCACCTTGTCCGAAGCCGTGTCGTAAATCTGCTGAAGACCCTGCATATAGCCAAGCATATGATGGACGACCGCCGCTCCTTGAATGCCCTGCTTTTCCAGTTGTCGCATTCGCAGATCGATGGCGGCGGCGATCCGATGGTTTTCTTGTGACATGGAATAGCTTTCTGAATAGGGCTAGAGATTGGTCAGGTCTTCCGGGAACTGACCGCCTCTCTGGACGAATTGGCTCCAGGTTTCCTCGCCACGTTTCGAGACGACCCGGTGTGCAGGATCATCGTCATCAGCCTCAAGCAGGCCAAGACGTACGAGCGGTGCGACCGTCTTGTCACCGAATTGCTTTTCATAGGTGTGCCCGGGCACGACAAGCATCCATCCCGATGTTCCGCGTTCGGTGATGGCAGGGACAAGGCGTCCGCCTCGGGCGGGCCTGTCGCCGCGCGAAAGCGTGAACAGGCAGATGCTCCAGAACGCGTTTCTTGGACGTGGCGGTATCAACGCCCAATCCATTGGCCCGTTGTCTGGATATTCGATTATGGGAGCGGGCCTGTTTTCGCCGCCGTTGATGCCTTCCCGGTAGGCCCTCTCAAGCGCATTGGCGATTGCGCCCGCCGTATCGACGGACAGACCGTATTTTCGATTGTAGCGGTCTTTCGCAACGATTTCCCGGGCAATTTCCCTGAAGCGCGCCTTGCGATACGGATCGGGCTGAGGCAGTCTTACTGGCTTGGTCATAATGCGGTCTCCACCTGTGGAGCCTCAGAAGACTTGCGGCGCTTGACGATCTCCGCGACGGTATTCTTGCTGATGCCGAGATCGCGAGCGATCCATCGGTAGCTGCGACCTTCGGCGCTCAACGCAATGACCTTCGGTGCGAGCCGATCGGATTTAGGACGTTGTCCAGATTGTCGGCCGAGTTTCTTACCGCGTGCCTTTGCTGCGGCCAGGCCTGATTTCACGCGCTCGCTCAGAAGATCGCGCTCGAACTGAGCGATGCCGGCGAGCAGGGTCGCCATCATGCGGCCGTGCGGTGTGTCGAGTTCGAAGGTCATGCCGCTCATGGCGACAACCGAGACCTTCCAGCCGGCCAGTTTGTCGAGTGTGTTCAGCAGGTCTTGTGTGGAACGGCCCCAACGCGACAGTTCCGTCACGAGGACGGCATCGATTTGCCTGGCCTGGGCCAGATCGATGATCCGGTTGCGGGCAGTCCGGTTTGCCGATGCTCCGGAGGCGGTTTCCTTGAAGACGCCGAGGACTTCATAGTCGCCGCGCTCCGCGAACGCGGTCAGTTCATCGACCTGCCGCTCACAGGACTGGTCGGCGGTCGAAACGCGGCAGTAGATGGCGGCGCGCTGTCCCAATAGAACCCCTTTGGATTTTGCCCTTGCAAGCCGTTGATTTTGCTGGTCCGATTTTTGTCCAAAACAGACTAATGTTCAAGAGGGACGATTGTTTATGCCTCGACGCCAAATTCTGACCGAGCGACAGCGCTCCGCACTCTTTGATCTGCCGACGGACGAAGCGTCACTGTTGCGGCACTACATTTTGTCCGATGACGATCTCACCCATATTCGGGAGCGACGCCGAGCGCGCAATCGTTTCGGCTTTGCCCTGCAACTGTGTGCCCTGCGCTATCCCGGTCGGCTGCTGTCCCCTGGAGAGCTTATCCCGCAAGAGCTGTCCCGGTTTCTGGCAGCGCAGCTTGGGCTGAGCGTCGGGGACCTGGCCGAATACGCGGCGCGGGAGGAAACACGCCATGAGCATCTGGCCGCGTTGCGTACGATCTACAGCTACAGGAGCTTTGCCGGTCGTGGCGCCCAGGAACTGCGGGACTGGCTTGCCACTCAAGCCGAAGACGCGCGTTCAAACGAGGACCTCGTGCGCCGGTTTGTCGAACGATGCCGCCAAACCCAGATCATTCTTCCGGCAATCACGACGATCGAGCGGTTGTGCGCCGATGCTCTGGTGGAAGCCGAGCGCCGGATCGAGATGAGGATTGCCGAGCGTCTTGATCAACCCATGCGTGACCAGCTCAACGCGCTGCTGACGGAAATGGTCGAGGGCAACATCAGCCGCTTCATCTGGTTGCGCAAAATCGAGACCGGCGACAATTCGGCCATGGCCAATCGTTTGCTCGACAGGCTCGAATTCCTGCAAAACCTCGCTCTCGACCCACAGGTGCTGGCCGGTGTTCCGCCACACCGGGTTGCTCGGCTCCGCCGACAGGGTGAGCGGTATTTCACCGATGGTTTGCGCGATATTGGCACAGACAGGCGTCTGGCTACACTCGCTGTCTGCGCGGTGGAATGGGCCGCCGCGACCGCCGATGCCATTGTCGAAACCCATGATCGAATCGTCGGCAAAACCTGGCAGGAAGCCAAACGGCTCTGCGACGGACGAGCCGCAGATGCCAGGACCGCCGTAACCGATACCTTGCGGGCCTTTTCCGGTCTCGGCATGGTGATGCTCGAAGCGCGAGACGACGGCACCTCCCTGGAAGCGGCGATCGCCACATCACCAGGCTGGACGGAACTGGAGAAACTGGTCGCCACTGCCTCGCAACTCACCGATACACTTGCCGCCGATCCGCTGGCCCATGTCACGCAAGGTTTTCATCGCTTCCGGCGTTATGCGCCGCGTATGCTGCGCAGGCTGGATATCAAGGCGGCCGCCGTGGCCACGCCGCTCATGGAGGCGATTGCCCTGGTCAGGGGAAAATGCGATCCACCGTCACTGCCTACAGCTTTTTTGCGATCGACCTCCAAATGGAACCGGCATCTCAAAACGCAAGACGAAGGCGACAATCGTTTGTGGGAGGTGGCGGTCCTGTTTCACTTGCGCGACGCATTCCGCTCCGGCGATGTCTGGCTTGCGCACTCACGCCGCTATGCCGATCTCAAACAGGCACTGGTGCCGATGGCGGCCGCCCAGGCCACGGCAAGATTGGCGGTTCCATTCGAAGCCGAGGCGTGGCTTGCCGATCGCAAGGCCAGAATGTCGGACGGGCTGAAACGCCTGGCGAAAGCTGCCCGAACCGGGACCCTTCCGCTCGGCAGCATCGAGGACGGTGTCCTGCACATGGAACGCCTGACAGCAGTGGCGCCCAAGGATGCCGACGAGCTGATCCTCGATCTTTACCGGCGTATGCCGGAGGTGCGCATAACCGACATTCTACTGGATGTTGAAGCGGCGACGGGGTTTGCCGATGCCTTCACCCATCTTCGCACCGGCGCACCCTGTCAGGACAAAATCGGTTTGCTGAATGTGATGCTTGCCGAAGGCCTCAACTTCGGACTGAGAAAGATGGCCGAGGCTTCAAATACCCATGACTACTGGCAATTGTCGCGCCTGTCGCGCTGGCATGTCGACAGCGACGCCATCGACCAGGCTCTCGCCATGGTCGTCGCGGCCCAGGGGCGTTTGCCCATGGCCCAATTCTGGGGAATGGGCACTTCGGCTTCCAGCGACGGTCAGTTCTTCCCGACCGCCCGACAGGGCGAGGCGATGAATCTCGTCAACGCCAAATACGGCAACGATCCCGGCCTGAAAGCCTATACGCACCTGTCAGATCAGTTTGCCCCTTTCGCAACCCAGCTCATTCCGGCAACCGTCAGCGAGGCACCTTACATTCTCGACGGACTGCTCATGAACGAGGCCGGCCAACGCGTACGGGAGCAATATGCCGATACCGGCGGCTTCACCGATCATGTCTTCGCCACCGCCTCGATCCTCGGCTACCGCTTCATCCCCCATATCCGGGATTTGCCATCGAAGCGCCTTTATGTGTTCAACCCCGCCGGGACACCGAGCGAGTTGCGCGGCCTGGTCGGCGGCAGGGTCAGGGAAGACTTGATCGTCTCGAACTGGCCCGACATCCTGCGCAGCGCCGCGACCATGGTCGCCGGCATCATGCCGCCGAGTCAGTTGCTGCGAAAATTCGCATCCTATCCGCGCCAGCACGATCTCGCGCTCGCCCTTCGTGAGGTTGGCCGCATTGAGCGTACGCTCTTCATCATAGAATGGATCCTCGATGCCGACATGCAGCGGCGGGCTCGTATCGGCCTCAACAAGGGCGAGGCGCATCACGCGCTCAAGAATGCCTTGCGCATCGGCCGGCAAGGCGAAATCCGCGACCGAACGACTGAGGGCCAGCACTATCGCCTCGCCGCCCTCAACCTGCTTGCCGCCATCATCATCTACTGGAACACGGTGCATCTTGGTCAGGCCGTCGCGCAACGTAGCAATGCCGGCCTCCCCGTACCGCTAGAATTGCTCTCCCATATCTCGCCGCTTGGATGGGCGCACATCCTGCTGACCGGCGAATACAGATGGCCAAAAAATGGCAGCAGGCAATCTATTTTGGGGAGGTGAACAAGATCTGGAAAAGCTCCTCCGCTCGCTTCAACCCTTCATCCGTCAGAACGACAGATTTCGCCTTATTGACCGGATCGGCAATCAGCCCCTTGCGGTGCAACCGATCCAACGCATCCCAGTCATGCCCCCTCCAGGCTCGCCGCTCGTCATGCACCGTCAGCCACAGCAGCCCCAAAACCGCATCATCAATTCTATCGATATCAACGTCATCCATGCCGCCAAAACTACCACAAAGCGCTCAAAATCACTCGCTTGCTATCCAATTCAGACCAGAAATCCCTTAACGTAGGATTCCGCCCTCAGCCGGAGCCGACCCGAAGCACAGCATCGATCAGGCGCGCCCGAACCCGCTCCCGCTTTCGCCGAGGCAGCTCTTCCGCTGCGATCCAGTTCGGATCAGCCAGAATTTGACGGGCCAGGCGCTCGTACTCTGCCGCCGAGCGCTTCAGCAGCTGGACGTGCGACCATCGGCTTGAGCTTGAGAGGCGGATCTGTCGTGACGCGGCGCGCCGCACCAGATGGGCAGCAAAAGGCGGCATTTCCCCGTCACCGCGCAGATCGACGCCGAAAACATCGTCGAGAGCCAGCAGCGTGACGACGCGCCAGCGCACTGGCAATTGTGCAAGCGGAGTTTTGGCGCCGACGGCATGCCTGACGTCATAGGGACATCGCCAGCCCGCCTGGTTGAACCACAGGGCAAGCACGGGCCGCGCGGCTGCCGGATGATCGAGCGGCGCCCAAAGGATCGCAAGCGCCTTCTCGAACTGCGCCCGCTCAGGCTTTTCGCCATTTAAGCTTGCGGTGATCCGCTGCTGGACGGCAAGCGCCCTGCTCATAAGGGTAACGTCGTGCGGCCGACCGCCCTCCCCTCCCCTACCGGCCAGAAGCAGGCCGCAATAGCTGCATGCGGGCTGCGCGCGACCGTCGAGCAGGCGGAAGGCCACGGAAAGACGCCGGTGGCACGAGACACAACGATCCTGCAGCAGCCGGCCGTGAACTGGGCAGATGCTGCGCTCGGCAAGCATCCAGCCGGCTCGCAAATATCCGTCGCGCCCTGCGGATTGATCGGCAGCGAAGCAGGCGAGACAGACCGGGGGCGATCCCGTCACTGTCGACGGCGTCCACTCCGGTCCCCGGCTCCCGTACCATGCTCGAGTGCGGCGCGGGTAGCGCCAACTCAAGGACAGGCGACGCAATCGATCAGGGTCGACACCGCAAGCCCGGGCCCACACCCTCGTCTGGCCGGCCGCCGGAGCGGCATCGTCGATAGGCACGGGTGACGACAGGCCACTGAGATAACCGGCCAGTTCCGGTGCTGTAAGGCCATAGCGATGTGCCACCCGCGCCATCCAGGAGGACAGCAATTCGTCGCGATAGGGTCGCGGCGCGACCGGTAGACGACCCGGCCGCATCACCCGGCTGCCGCCTGCGGCATCCGCCGGCGTGCCGATTGCGTCATCGACACAAGCGGCAGGACGAGATCCTCCCCGAAACTGTCTCGATCAAGCCGTTCCCTTCCCGACCGGATCGCCTCCTCGGCGGCCGTTTCGATCAGCCGGAAAATCCGCGCCGTGACGCCGCTGGTGAGCCTGTGGATCCGTTCACGAACCGCGGCGCTTTCGAGATCAGACGGCGCTCGCAGCGGCAGAATGCCAGCCAGGCTCTTCAAGAGCCGCGCAAAGGCGTGGTCGTTCTTCCAGGGTTTTAGGTGAAACGCCTCGAAGCGCTCGGCGAGCTGCGCGTCGGTGAGCAAGGCCTGGCGCGCCAGATCGGTGCCGGCGCAGACAAGCGGCACTCTCAGGTCGTTCGCGAGAAACCGTAGCGCATTCAGAAAAATCCGCTGCTGCCGATAGGTCCCCGCCAGCATGCCGTTCACCTCGTCGAGCACGATCATCCTGGCGCCGACGGTGCGCAGCAACGAGCGGCAGATGTCCTTCTCGCGGGCAAGTGTGCCGCCGACAAGCGCGGGAGCCTGCAGGCTGGCCAACAATTCCCGATAAAGGTCGCGCTCCACCGGCTCCGAGGGCACCTGCGCCACGACGACCGGTCTGTTCGTAACGCCGGTCGACTGACTGAAAGTGGCCGCGTGTGCACGCTCGAATTTGCGGACGATCTTGGTCTTGCCCATGCCGGTGTCGCCATAGATCAGCAGGCAGGGCATGCGGTCACGCGGCGGATAGGCCAGCAACGCATTCAGACGAACGAGTGCGGCTTCCGCCTGGTCGAAACCGATCCAGCGGTCGCCCTTGATCCAGGCAATGCGCTCGTCATCAGGCAGCGCGGCATGGCGGTGGTAGCGCTCGTCGAGGTGATCGTAGGTCCCCTCCCCTCTCACGACCATTCCTCGACGGCATAGACCGGGATCTTGCTCCAATCGATCGGGCGGTCTTCGACAGCTTGCGGAGGCGTGGTGGTCCGTGCCG
This window encodes:
- a CDS encoding TniB family NTP-binding protein, translating into MRGEGTYDHLDERYHRHAALPDDERIAWIKGDRWIGFDQAEAALVRLNALLAYPPRDRMPCLLIYGDTGMGKTKIVRKFERAHAATFSQSTGVTNRPVVVAQVPSEPVERDLYRELLASLQAPALVGGTLAREKDICRSLLRTVGARMIVLDEVNGMLAGTYRQQRIFLNALRFLANDLRVPLVCAGTDLARQALLTDAQLAERFEAFHLKPWKNDHAFARLLKSLAGILPLRAPSDLESAAVRERIHRLTSGVTARIFRLIETAAEEAIRSGRERLDRDSFGEDLVLPLVSMTQSARRRMPQAAAG